In Bdellovibrio sp. GT3, one genomic interval encodes:
- a CDS encoding M14 family zinc carboxypeptidase, protein MMKPLRYLIASLICILAGTNAAQAEFTNLSETCVNDLKKFPGAWDDKLLKQACAKVVMDPQCVSVEGRPIYHYDKMSGELGSKKVLVISLIHGDETHAGTVGRYWMERLEGIDPRNSWRVVPVMNPDGVKYKTRTNANKIDVNRNFPTKDWEVGAVDAWKKSTKENPRRFPGKEGGSEPETKCAIHHIDDFKPDFIVSVHTPLKVLDFDGPKFSPPPKFDYLPWKSLGNYPGSLGRYMWMERNTPVLTMELKENLPPNLAPFDKLQDIIGTLVKLDAARKASNTSSANPPSKYLPLAFDVNQ, encoded by the coding sequence ATGATGAAGCCACTTCGTTACCTAATAGCAAGTTTGATATGTATTCTCGCAGGAACTAATGCTGCCCAAGCAGAGTTCACTAATCTTTCAGAGACCTGCGTGAATGATCTTAAAAAATTCCCAGGGGCGTGGGATGACAAACTATTGAAGCAAGCATGTGCCAAAGTAGTTATGGATCCGCAATGTGTGAGCGTTGAGGGCAGACCTATTTATCACTACGATAAAATGTCCGGCGAACTGGGGTCCAAAAAAGTTTTGGTTATCAGTTTGATCCATGGTGATGAAACACATGCGGGCACTGTGGGACGTTATTGGATGGAGCGCTTGGAAGGAATTGATCCAAGAAATTCCTGGAGAGTCGTTCCCGTCATGAATCCGGATGGCGTTAAATACAAAACCCGCACCAATGCGAACAAAATTGATGTGAACAGAAACTTCCCAACAAAAGATTGGGAAGTAGGCGCTGTCGATGCGTGGAAAAAATCCACGAAAGAAAATCCTCGTCGCTTCCCGGGTAAAGAGGGCGGTAGTGAGCCTGAAACCAAATGTGCGATTCACCACATTGATGATTTCAAGCCTGACTTCATCGTCTCTGTTCATACGCCGTTGAAGGTGTTGGATTTTGATGGTCCGAAATTTTCTCCGCCACCGAAGTTTGATTATCTTCCGTGGAAATCCCTGGGGAATTATCCGGGCAGCTTAGGTCGCTACATGTGGATGGAGCGCAACACGCCGGTGTTGACGATGGAGTTGAAGGAAAATCTTCCTCCGAACCTTGCACCGTTTGATAAGCTTCAGGATATCATCGGTACACTGGTGAAATTGGATGCGGCAAGAAAAGCCTCCAATACCTCCTCAGCGAATCCTCCGAGTAAATATCTCCCCCTGGCTTTTGATGTGAATCAATAA
- the lexA gene encoding transcriptional repressor LexA: MTKKLPLPSLTPKEKSVLEYIEAHILSSGISPSYQEIKDHFGLASFNSVQNYLKQLTTKGYITNPVNQKRAIQVLHSASAVQDHLQAKVSTTTGSHRTKLLQARDEILSLPLLGKVAAGQPIENFKHDEFVDVPPSMVRNPSKSFALKVQGDSMIDDGIFDEDIILVQEQKSAGNGDIVVATVDNEATVKRIYLRARPESGVSEKQVELRPSNSTMKSMWYSPDQVEIRGIVVGLIRKF, encoded by the coding sequence ATGACAAAGAAATTGCCCCTCCCATCACTGACGCCTAAAGAAAAATCGGTTCTCGAGTACATCGAGGCCCACATCTTAAGTTCAGGTATTTCTCCGTCATATCAGGAAATTAAGGATCATTTTGGTCTAGCCTCGTTCAATTCAGTTCAGAATTATCTGAAACAATTAACGACCAAAGGCTATATCACCAACCCGGTGAACCAAAAAAGAGCCATCCAAGTGCTTCATTCAGCTTCGGCTGTACAGGATCACTTGCAAGCAAAAGTCTCGACGACGACGGGATCTCATCGCACTAAGCTCCTCCAGGCTCGTGACGAGATCCTGTCCCTTCCCTTACTTGGGAAAGTGGCAGCGGGACAGCCAATTGAAAATTTCAAACACGATGAATTCGTTGATGTACCACCTTCAATGGTGCGCAATCCTTCCAAGTCTTTTGCTCTTAAGGTTCAAGGCGACTCCATGATCGACGATGGTATCTTCGATGAAGACATCATTCTTGTTCAGGAGCAGAAGTCTGCTGGCAATGGCGATATCGTCGTGGCGACGGTCGACAATGAAGCGACCGTGAAGCGTATTTACCTGCGTGCCCGCCCCGAAAGTGGTGTTTCCGAAAAGCAGGTTGAACTGCGTCCATCAAACTCAACCATGAAGTCCATGTGGTACTCACCTGATCAGGTCGAGATTCGCGGGATTGTTGTGGGTCTTATTCGCAAATTCTAA
- a CDS encoding 3-dehydroquinate synthase family protein → MKLQSTLVFSNELPPVKKLGEEILLIYDQILAQKSPSFRKWAKGISLKYPVKAGEHLKDIEQFPRHIKAITKLTEQTSVKKLTVVVVGGGSVGDFGGFVASILKRGVRLINIPSTWLAAIDSAHGGKTALNVGGAKNQIGTFYPADQIIMVRSVLMAQPEARAFEGFGELIKISLIEGGKLWSSLAKEKQMNSKTLWKHLEAAVHAKYKVVAKDPHEKKGIRHVLNLGHTIGHVLESHYELPHGIAINYGLDFALRFSVQKKIMKPADASRLYGEPVMGFLLSPLRDDLISVKSSDLKEYRRLLLSDKKKTKAATLRFVFVKNPGKTVIQEVTVDDLLIELCRQREEELHG, encoded by the coding sequence ATGAAGTTACAAAGCACGCTTGTTTTTTCCAACGAACTTCCCCCGGTAAAAAAGCTGGGGGAGGAAATTCTTCTGATTTACGATCAGATCCTGGCGCAAAAATCCCCGTCGTTCAGAAAATGGGCGAAAGGGATTTCCTTAAAGTATCCGGTGAAAGCCGGCGAGCACCTAAAAGATATCGAACAGTTTCCCCGCCATATCAAAGCGATCACTAAGTTGACCGAGCAGACCTCAGTGAAGAAGCTGACTGTCGTGGTCGTGGGTGGGGGAAGTGTTGGGGATTTTGGTGGCTTTGTTGCCAGTATTTTGAAGCGCGGTGTGCGCCTGATTAATATTCCCAGCACCTGGCTGGCGGCCATTGATTCAGCTCACGGTGGCAAGACAGCTCTTAATGTTGGTGGAGCCAAGAATCAGATCGGGACTTTTTATCCTGCAGATCAGATTATCATGGTTCGCTCTGTGCTGATGGCCCAACCGGAAGCCCGCGCCTTTGAGGGCTTTGGTGAGTTGATTAAAATTTCCCTGATCGAGGGCGGTAAGCTTTGGTCTTCGTTGGCGAAAGAAAAACAGATGAACTCCAAAACTTTGTGGAAGCATCTGGAAGCGGCCGTTCACGCAAAATACAAAGTGGTTGCAAAAGATCCCCATGAGAAAAAGGGAATTCGTCATGTCCTGAACCTGGGGCATACCATCGGCCATGTGCTTGAAAGCCATTACGAACTCCCGCATGGAATTGCCATCAATTACGGTTTGGATTTTGCCCTGCGCTTCAGTGTGCAGAAAAAAATCATGAAGCCCGCCGATGCGTCTCGTCTTTACGGTGAGCCGGTGATGGGGTTCTTGTTGTCTCCATTGCGGGATGATCTGATTTCAGTAAAAAGCTCTGACCTTAAGGAATACCGTCGTTTGTTGTTAAGTGATAAAAAGAAAACGAAAGCGGCAACGCTGCGTTTTGTTTTTGTTAAAAATCCGGGAAAAACGGTCATTCAGGAAGTGACAGTGGACGATCTGTTGATCGAGCTTTGTCGTCAGCGTGAAGAGGAGCTTCATGGCTGA
- a CDS encoding 3-phosphoshikimate 1-carboxyvinyltransferase: protein MADFRFQGSIPGSKSVFNRALIVKSYFPVLDLHGFADCDDVRFMREGLKGIKERSRIDCGEGGTTFRFMALRASRVRGVHVLKGTPRLMSRPQHGLIDLLQQLGIQAQIKKNEMHIVSEGWKKFKNRVIKVDTTESSQYASALILNSWLLDFDLEFQLVGNKVSESYFLLTLEMLKKMGLRIKQTPTGYLVPMGQRLEKLSFDVEADMSSMFTMAAAGVLAGESVIENYPEQTQQPDKVFVDIFKKMGAQVDLDGRTLTVRKPQHLKAVEWNLFQCPDLFPVLAVVCSCAEGTSKLHGAPQLVAKESNRIAKVADLLTLLGIQHEVLEDGMIIHGNPQQSLKKGVVFNPDEDHRMVMAAVLMKLKGHQIQIQHPEAINKSFPEFWDMIGIKP from the coding sequence ATGGCTGATTTTCGTTTTCAAGGGAGCATTCCTGGTTCCAAATCCGTTTTCAATCGCGCATTGATTGTTAAAAGTTATTTTCCGGTTTTGGATTTGCACGGATTCGCGGATTGCGATGATGTGCGCTTTATGCGTGAAGGACTGAAGGGAATCAAAGAACGCAGTCGCATTGATTGCGGTGAGGGTGGGACCACTTTCCGGTTCATGGCCTTGCGGGCTTCCCGTGTTCGCGGCGTGCATGTTTTAAAAGGAACTCCTCGCCTGATGTCGCGCCCTCAGCATGGTTTGATTGATTTGTTGCAACAGCTGGGGATTCAGGCGCAGATCAAAAAAAATGAAATGCATATCGTCAGCGAAGGCTGGAAAAAGTTTAAAAACCGCGTGATCAAAGTCGACACGACGGAATCCTCTCAATATGCATCAGCTTTGATTTTAAATTCATGGCTGCTGGATTTCGATTTGGAATTTCAATTGGTGGGCAATAAAGTTTCTGAGAGTTATTTTCTGCTGACGTTGGAAATGCTTAAAAAGATGGGTCTTCGGATCAAGCAGACTCCGACGGGGTATCTGGTTCCTATGGGACAGCGTCTGGAAAAATTGTCGTTCGACGTGGAAGCCGACATGAGTTCGATGTTCACGATGGCTGCGGCCGGTGTGCTTGCCGGTGAATCGGTGATCGAAAACTATCCTGAACAAACACAACAACCGGACAAGGTGTTTGTGGATATCTTCAAAAAAATGGGCGCGCAGGTTGATCTGGATGGAAGAACGTTAACAGTCAGAAAGCCTCAGCATTTAAAAGCTGTGGAGTGGAACTTGTTTCAATGCCCGGATTTATTTCCTGTGTTGGCGGTTGTGTGCAGCTGTGCTGAAGGCACCTCCAAATTGCATGGTGCTCCGCAACTGGTGGCCAAGGAATCAAACCGCATCGCAAAAGTGGCGGACCTGTTAACTTTGTTGGGCATTCAGCACGAGGTTTTGGAGGACGGCATGATAATACATGGTAATCCACAACAATCTCTGAAAAAAGGTGTCGTTTTCAATCCTGACGAGGACCATCGCATGGTGATGGCTGCGGTTTTGATGAAATTAAAAGGTCACCAAATTCAAATTCAGCATCCAGAGGCCATCAATAAAAGCTTCCCGGAATTCTGGGACATGATTGGAATCAAACCATGA
- the ung gene encoding uracil-DNA glycosylase, producing MKLEAGWKSRLQSELDNDSMKKLTAFLQKESKSGKIIYPQGDEYFAAFNLTPLDKVKVVIVGQDPYHGPGQAHGLCFSVREGVRFPPSLLNIFKELKSDMGVEIPKSGSLMKWAEHGVLLLNAVLTVEDGKAAAHSGKGWEQFTDRVIHVLNEERENLVFILWGAYAQKKAAFVDRKKHFVIESVHPSPLSAHRGFFGTKPFSKANEYLTSKGKEPVDWSL from the coding sequence ATGAAATTAGAAGCTGGCTGGAAATCAAGATTACAAAGTGAGCTCGACAACGATTCGATGAAGAAGCTGACAGCTTTTTTGCAGAAGGAATCAAAGTCGGGGAAAATCATTTACCCTCAGGGAGATGAGTATTTTGCAGCTTTTAATTTGACGCCTCTGGATAAGGTGAAAGTTGTGATTGTGGGGCAGGATCCCTATCACGGTCCTGGTCAAGCCCATGGTTTGTGTTTTTCAGTCCGCGAGGGCGTGCGTTTTCCTCCTTCTCTTTTAAACATATTTAAAGAACTTAAAAGTGATATGGGCGTCGAGATTCCTAAAAGTGGATCTCTGATGAAATGGGCAGAGCACGGCGTGCTTTTGCTTAACGCAGTTTTGACCGTCGAAGACGGCAAAGCGGCAGCTCATTCGGGCAAAGGGTGGGAACAGTTCACGGATCGAGTCATTCACGTGCTTAATGAAGAGCGTGAAAACCTGGTGTTCATCCTTTGGGGGGCCTATGCCCAAAAGAAAGCGGCTTTCGTGGATCGCAAAAAACACTTTGTCATTGAGTCGGTGCATCCTTCGCCATTGTCGGCACATCGCGGCTTTTTTGGAACAAAGCCCTTCTCAAAAGCCAATGAGTATCTGACGTCCAAGGGTAAAGAGCCTGTGGACTGGAGCCTTTAG
- a CDS encoding aldo/keto reductase family protein, with the protein MSNQNMSFRSMGRCGLKLSTFSLGGWTTFGGSVKDFTSIRSILHHAYESGINFFDIADVYAKGDAERMMGGALKELPRHELVISSKVFWPMSENINDKGLSRKHILESVNRSLQRIGTEYLDIYFCHRYDEDTPVEETIRIMDDLIHHGKILYWGTSEWTADQIQEAMDVCDKRGYYKPQVEQPQYSLIARQKFETNAQPKALEHGMGLVTWSPLASGLLTGKYDGGITEGRLARMDNLRESLYNDQNINRVKQMKKISDALECSRTQLALAWVAAQPGMSSVILGATNVEQLQENLGALKVNITPQVDQDLKEIFTLS; encoded by the coding sequence ATGTCCAATCAAAACATGTCCTTTCGCAGTATGGGCCGATGCGGCCTTAAGCTTTCCACTTTTTCGCTGGGAGGTTGGACGACCTTCGGCGGCTCCGTCAAAGACTTCACTTCCATTCGCAGCATTCTTCATCATGCCTATGAATCAGGAATAAATTTTTTCGATATTGCTGACGTCTATGCAAAAGGTGATGCCGAACGCATGATGGGCGGAGCTTTGAAAGAGCTCCCCCGTCATGAACTGGTGATCTCTTCAAAAGTTTTCTGGCCGATGAGTGAAAACATCAACGACAAAGGCCTTTCACGAAAGCACATTCTGGAATCCGTGAACAGAAGTCTGCAAAGAATCGGCACTGAGTATCTGGATATCTATTTTTGCCATCGCTATGACGAAGACACTCCGGTTGAGGAAACCATTCGCATCATGGACGATCTGATTCATCACGGAAAAATTCTTTATTGGGGCACCAGTGAATGGACTGCAGACCAAATTCAGGAAGCGATGGATGTCTGTGACAAGCGCGGTTATTACAAGCCTCAGGTGGAACAACCGCAGTACAGTCTGATCGCACGCCAGAAGTTTGAAACCAACGCGCAACCCAAAGCTCTGGAACACGGAATGGGCTTGGTCACGTGGTCCCCGCTGGCTTCAGGCTTACTGACCGGGAAATATGACGGCGGGATCACCGAGGGACGACTTGCCCGGATGGATAATCTTCGCGAATCACTTTACAACGACCAGAATATCAATCGCGTAAAACAGATGAAGAAAATCTCTGACGCCCTTGAATGTTCGCGCACGCAGCTGGCATTGGCGTGGGTGGCAGCACAACCGGGAATGAGCAGTGTGATTCTGGGAGCAACTAATGTGGAGCAGCTGCAGGAAAACCTGGGCGCACTGAAAGTGAATATCACGCCGCAAGTGGATCAGGATTTGAAAGAAATTTTCACACTCAGCTAA